One stretch of Armigeres subalbatus isolate Guangzhou_Male chromosome 2, GZ_Asu_2, whole genome shotgun sequence DNA includes these proteins:
- the LOC134210024 gene encoding uncharacterized protein LOC134210024, translating to MKRDCKVQSGKKDTRELNPKLMRVVEEKSMFVKNVVVAGITLKALVDTGGKVSTIQEKYAKIVGELKPSRKVLRGFGKKEVTVSSKVCTDLLVDGITLPVELQVVPTWVQDTAIILGEDVIDQDRLIMVKRKGDVKFSWEKETESVIPALESGEQTGESSVARMYTIAVAADKEIEKELLNTDGDHQHKQQLITIVRQYRNCFALNMMEMGCAKSTVMKINLSCDEPVYMKPRRVEYARQNVLHVG from the coding sequence TAATGCGAGtagtagaagagaagagcaTGTTTGTGAAGAATGTGGTAGTAGCGGGAATAACACTGAAAGCTCTAGTGGATACCGGAGGAAAGGTATCGACGATTCAGGAGAAGTATGCAAAGATAGTCGGAGAGCTGAAGCCTAGTCGCAAAGTGTTGCGGGGATTTGGAAAAAAGGAGGTAACTGTGTCCTCAAAAGTGTGTACCGATCTTCTAGTTGATGGAATCACTTTGCCCGTAGAGCTGCAGGTCGTGCCCACATGGGTACAAGATACCGCTATCATATTGGGAGAAGATGTGATTGACCAGGATCGGCTAATTATGGTGAAACGAAAGGGCGACGTAAAGTTTTCATGGGAAAAAGAGACGGAGTCTGTAATTCCCGCTTTAGAGTCTGGAGAGCAGACAGGTGAATCTTCTGTAGCTCGAATGTATACGATAGCGGTTGCGGCAGACAAGGAGATTGAGAAGGAGTTGTTAAATACTGATGGAGATCACCAACATAAACAGCAGTTAATCACTATAGTTCGACAATACAGAAACTGTTTTGCTCTCAACATGATGGAGATGGGATGCGCAAAATCAACGGTGATGAAGATTAATCTCTCATGTGACGAACCAGTGTACATGAAACCCAGAAGAGTAGAATACGCGCGTCAGAATGTTTTACacgtaggctga